Proteins encoded by one window of Leptospira barantonii:
- a CDS encoding HPP family protein produces MKRILKKMKAEAISPPRPAYHQILWSWMGGTLGISIIALLSKTFESPLIMAPFGASCVLLFGVPESPLSQPRNLVGGHLIASTIGLLFLNLLGNEWYILGLAVATSIAIMQLTKTTHPPAGADPIVILMGSADWSFLLTPALSGSLILLILALVFNNLSKNRQYPKFWR; encoded by the coding sequence ATGAAACGAATTCTGAAAAAAATGAAAGCGGAAGCGATTAGCCCTCCGCGCCCTGCGTATCACCAAATTCTGTGGTCTTGGATGGGAGGAACTCTTGGGATTTCCATCATAGCCCTTTTATCCAAAACGTTTGAATCACCTTTGATCATGGCGCCTTTCGGCGCGTCATGCGTGCTTTTATTCGGAGTTCCGGAAAGCCCTCTTTCTCAACCGAGAAACCTGGTCGGCGGCCATTTGATCGCGTCCACAATCGGACTTCTTTTTCTGAATCTTCTCGGGAATGAATGGTATATCTTAGGACTTGCGGTGGCGACTTCGATCGCGATCATGCAGTTAACAAAAACAACACATCCGCCCGCAGGCGCGGACCCAATCGTAATCTTAATGGGCAGTGCTGATTGGAGTTTTTTATTAACACCCGCGTTATCCGGTTCTTTGATCCTTTTGATTCTCGCTCTTGTGTTTAACAACTTGAGTAAGAATCGTCAGTATCCAAAGTTCTGGAGATGA
- a CDS encoding c-type cytochrome — protein sequence MKKILSIALSIAALLALISNCSKNDNSTSARIERGKKLVLIGGCNDCHTPKTMTPQGPVPDNSKLLAGYLETNRLPDYKSFQNSPWLLFNGDLTAVVGPWGVSFAKNLTPDKETGLGGWSEEMFVQTVRTQKRMGVGRPLLPPMGPIFAANLSVLNDEELKDIFAYLKSIKPVRNQVPEPIMH from the coding sequence ATGAAAAAAATTCTATCGATCGCTTTGAGCATAGCCGCACTTCTGGCTTTGATCTCAAACTGTTCTAAAAACGACAACTCGACTTCTGCTCGGATCGAACGCGGTAAAAAACTCGTTCTGATCGGCGGATGCAACGATTGCCACACACCGAAAACGATGACACCGCAAGGTCCGGTTCCCGACAATTCCAAACTTTTGGCCGGATATTTGGAAACCAATCGATTGCCCGATTACAAAAGTTTTCAAAATTCTCCCTGGCTTCTTTTTAACGGAGATCTTACCGCAGTTGTTGGTCCTTGGGGAGTCAGCTTTGCAAAAAATCTTACACCCGATAAAGAAACGGGACTCGGAGGTTGGAGCGAAGAGATGTTTGTTCAAACGGTTCGCACTCAAAAAAGAATGGGCGTTGGCAGACCGCTCCTTCCTCCTATGGGACCGATCTTCGCCGCCAACTTAAGCGTATTAAACGATGAAGAATTGAAGGATATCTTTGCGTATCTCAAATCCATCAAACCGGTTCGTAACCAAGTTCCAGAGCCGATCATGCACTAA
- a CDS encoding lipoprotein LipL46 has protein sequence MNRFPTTRLIAALAVISFAISCGSSGSTRGKKKEMYEKEGNKVTVIGEAPIYNGDKQIAKQRALKDAKINAVRKVIGEEISNKSKASDGESLGSSLLSKTDAFVKSYDIIDEAEGKIDTQPMLKLTVRCEVEESKISTAVDNLLADVGNPRVAVLVLGKVAGAPVAPASANNFGEAEIIKALKKNGNKIIDPALTAKKVSKNQVDADKVEGSPLIKVLAEALQAEVLVLGTVETEDQQPLDSVNGKALERTIYNTAATGTYKVVLLWGDGKIVDSGTADGRGADITQKVSREKAISEWAASVSKKVNAQLKDEWFNLTENNPIVLKFTGLNADEATKFKDDLTEFTAAKEVNVRTSDTNGSEWEVIYPGKDALFQEELVYKKDRGFSFLATKSLEVKSATRGVVTLEFKPLK, from the coding sequence ATGAATCGTTTCCCTACCACCAGGCTCATCGCGGCCCTAGCAGTTATTTCCTTCGCAATCAGTTGCGGTTCTTCCGGTTCCACTCGTGGTAAGAAGAAAGAGATGTATGAGAAAGAAGGTAACAAAGTTACCGTAATCGGTGAAGCGCCTATTTATAACGGCGACAAACAGATCGCAAAACAAAGAGCCTTGAAGGACGCAAAGATCAACGCGGTTCGTAAAGTGATCGGCGAAGAAATCAGCAACAAAAGCAAGGCTTCCGATGGAGAAAGTTTAGGCTCCAGTCTTCTTTCCAAAACGGACGCATTCGTTAAAAGTTACGATATCATCGACGAAGCGGAAGGAAAAATCGACACTCAACCTATGTTGAAACTTACCGTTCGTTGTGAAGTGGAAGAATCTAAAATCTCCACTGCGGTTGACAATCTTCTCGCAGACGTAGGCAATCCTAGAGTTGCGGTTCTTGTTCTTGGTAAAGTGGCTGGAGCTCCAGTTGCGCCTGCAAGCGCGAACAATTTCGGAGAAGCCGAAATCATCAAAGCTCTGAAAAAGAACGGAAACAAGATCATAGATCCGGCCCTTACGGCAAAAAAAGTAAGCAAGAACCAAGTCGACGCTGATAAAGTGGAAGGTTCTCCTTTGATTAAGGTTCTCGCGGAAGCTCTTCAAGCCGAAGTTCTGGTTTTGGGAACGGTTGAAACCGAAGACCAACAACCTCTTGACTCCGTAAATGGAAAGGCTCTCGAAAGAACGATCTACAACACAGCGGCAACCGGGACTTACAAAGTTGTTCTTCTTTGGGGCGATGGAAAAATCGTGGATAGCGGAACGGCTGATGGACGCGGTGCCGACATCACTCAAAAAGTTTCCAGAGAAAAAGCGATCAGCGAATGGGCGGCTTCCGTTTCTAAAAAAGTAAACGCTCAACTCAAAGACGAATGGTTCAACCTCACTGAAAACAATCCGATCGTTCTGAAGTTTACCGGACTCAACGCAGACGAAGCGACTAAGTTCAAAGACGATCTTACCGAGTTTACTGCGGCTAAAGAAGTAAACGTAAGAACTTCCGATACAAACGGTTCCGAGTGGGAAGTGATCTATCCGGGTAAGGATGCTCTTTTCCAAGAAGAATTGGTTTATAAAAAAGACAGAGGATTCTCTTTCTTAGCTACTAAGTCTTTGGAAGTAAAGTCCGCTACTCGCGGAGTGGTTACGTTAGAATTCAAACCGCTCAAATAA
- a CDS encoding exo-beta-N-acetylmuramidase NamZ family protein — protein sequence MLYTKIKKKFFLLVIFFLFFPSVACAEKSFRKHIADSKLIPSEIEFYSNVLPGLAGKNVILITNPSGIGRSPERIVREFKKHDVKIKHLIGLEHGFLGLEEDFSKSPVTVDEFFNLPIYHIYRVKNAELPAILKGADAILFDVQDMGMRCYTYLTVLKRIMDGIPDPASTKLIVLDHVNPALYLKGRGEMIDKRFLNFAGEFPSLFFGGLTLGESAVFYNSEYLDKKVQLDIISPKNAKRSFDWDKEGIPWTTPSPNLPTVDAAINYLGLVLLEGVNVSVGRGTTAPFVYFGAPWMNEPEKLAEELNQNSGGDYYYQTVFFKPVFGPYKNEICRGLRLTVVNRKYDPLKMAFKLITGLKANYKEFKWRSYPDGTHNIDFLWGTESFRKAIDSGKNYDQYSEFLNSAEKEYNEKIKKYYLY from the coding sequence ATGCTCTACACAAAAATAAAGAAAAAATTCTTCCTTTTAGTCATTTTTTTTCTGTTCTTCCCTTCGGTTGCCTGCGCGGAAAAAAGCTTTCGCAAACATATTGCGGATTCTAAACTAATTCCCTCCGAAATCGAATTTTATTCGAACGTTCTTCCCGGACTTGCGGGTAAGAATGTGATTCTCATCACGAACCCTTCCGGAATTGGCAGAAGCCCCGAACGAATCGTTCGAGAATTTAAAAAACACGACGTTAAAATCAAACATCTGATCGGACTCGAACACGGCTTTCTCGGTTTGGAGGAAGACTTCAGCAAATCTCCCGTGACCGTGGACGAGTTTTTCAATCTTCCCATCTATCATATATATCGCGTAAAGAACGCTGAACTTCCGGCGATCCTAAAAGGAGCGGATGCGATCCTTTTCGACGTGCAGGATATGGGGATGAGATGTTATACTTATCTCACAGTTTTAAAAAGAATCATGGATGGAATCCCCGATCCGGCGAGCACGAAGCTCATCGTACTCGATCACGTAAACCCGGCTCTTTATCTAAAGGGAAGAGGAGAGATGATCGACAAACGATTCTTAAACTTTGCGGGAGAATTTCCTTCTCTCTTTTTCGGAGGATTGACCTTGGGAGAATCTGCGGTCTTTTACAACTCGGAATATTTGGATAAAAAAGTTCAGTTGGATATCATATCTCCGAAGAACGCAAAACGTTCCTTCGACTGGGATAAGGAAGGAATTCCTTGGACAACTCCTTCTCCGAACTTACCGACCGTGGACGCCGCGATCAATTACTTGGGTCTTGTTTTATTGGAAGGTGTGAACGTTTCCGTGGGAAGAGGAACAACCGCTCCTTTTGTTTACTTCGGAGCGCCTTGGATGAACGAACCCGAAAAGTTAGCGGAAGAATTGAATCAGAATTCGGGCGGAGATTATTACTATCAAACCGTGTTTTTTAAGCCCGTGTTCGGTCCGTATAAAAACGAAATTTGCAGGGGACTTCGCCTAACCGTCGTAAATCGAAAATACGATCCTCTCAAAATGGCGTTCAAATTGATTACGGGCTTGAAAGCGAATTATAAGGAATTCAAATGGAGGTCGTATCCGGACGGAACTCACAACATCGACTTTCTTTGGGGAACAGAATCCTTTCGAAAAGCGATCGATTCCGGAAAAAATTACGATCAGTATTCCGAATTTTTAAATTCTGCCGAGAAAGAATACAATGAAAAGATTAAGAAATATTATCTCTACTAA
- a CDS encoding LIC_11883 family protein, whose product MKRLRNIISTKMKKEVSNSFQTFAFLILFLSLNVSVSAEEPAWKEYSLRELIGRLKYYTYAKVAQSLRREYPASQEQVWENSPCSISLPELPGPFFCGLLKQQSSSAQTSASTSEVVSTPSSLSASNTTTASANSPSSTRGLNPNPAPVKEYKNIQLYSGSTISGKNVAQIGSEESPGESLRAFYLNNGQLSHYEFQDRILIFDWSGSKLNAILEVKVDPILRPLSGREILFP is encoded by the coding sequence ATGAAAAGATTAAGAAATATTATCTCTACTAAGATGAAGAAAGAAGTTTCAAACTCGTTCCAAACGTTTGCGTTTTTGATTCTATTCCTTTCTTTGAATGTTTCGGTTTCTGCTGAGGAACCGGCTTGGAAGGAATATTCTCTAAGAGAATTGATCGGACGTCTTAAATATTACACGTACGCGAAGGTCGCTCAGAGTTTGAGAAGGGAATATCCCGCAAGCCAGGAGCAGGTTTGGGAGAATTCTCCCTGTTCGATTTCGCTTCCGGAACTTCCGGGACCTTTTTTCTGCGGGTTATTGAAACAACAAAGTTCTTCCGCACAAACTTCCGCTTCTACTTCGGAAGTTGTTTCGACGCCTTCGAGTTTATCCGCATCGAACACGACGACTGCCTCCGCAAATTCTCCGTCGTCTACACGAGGTTTGAACCCGAATCCAGCTCCTGTAAAAGAATATAAGAATATTCAATTGTACTCAGGCTCTACGATCTCCGGAAAAAACGTGGCGCAGATCGGTTCGGAGGAGAGTCCGGGAGAATCTCTGAGAGCGTTCTACTTAAACAACGGACAACTCAGTCATTACGAATTTCAGGATCGAATTCTGATCTTTGATTGGTCCGGTTCGAAACTGAACGCGATCTTGGAAGTGAAAGTGGATCCTATCTTGAGACCCTTATCGGGAAGAGAAATTTTATTCCCATGA
- a CDS encoding DUF2797 domain-containing protein, giving the protein MKPIASGFLRMMDHQGIDPVSYIWVTATYDSDSSEKQEAHIQENSTILNYLGKKVKLEFTGKIRCVSCGRITKKSFNQGNCFTCFQTLAENDLCILRPDTCHFHLGTCREPDWGESHCFIPHTVYLANSSAIKVGITKENPVSNRWVDQGAVQGIPLVEVTSRRDAGIIEKELSKVLSDRTTWQKMVAGDPEPIDLSERKKEFIKRIEELDFDLDYKVSSQETPTILRYPVQSYPQKIQSLAPDKNPVIEDILTGIKGQYLLFQNGVINIRAYGGYETVLSAE; this is encoded by the coding sequence ATGAAACCGATCGCCTCCGGTTTTTTAAGAATGATGGATCATCAAGGGATCGATCCGGTTTCCTATATCTGGGTAACCGCGACCTACGATTCGGATTCGTCAGAAAAACAAGAGGCGCATATTCAAGAAAATTCTACTATTCTAAACTACTTGGGTAAGAAGGTGAAACTCGAATTCACCGGAAAGATCCGTTGTGTTTCCTGCGGAAGGATCACAAAAAAAAGTTTCAATCAAGGGAATTGTTTTACCTGTTTTCAAACACTTGCGGAAAACGATCTTTGTATTTTAAGACCCGATACTTGTCATTTTCATTTGGGAACCTGTCGCGAACCCGATTGGGGAGAATCCCATTGTTTCATTCCGCATACGGTGTATCTTGCCAATAGCTCGGCGATCAAAGTCGGAATCACAAAAGAGAATCCGGTTTCCAATCGTTGGGTGGATCAAGGTGCGGTTCAGGGAATTCCTCTCGTCGAAGTCACATCGAGAAGGGACGCGGGTATTATCGAAAAAGAACTTTCGAAAGTGTTATCGGACAGAACGACTTGGCAGAAGATGGTCGCGGGAGATCCGGAACCGATCGATCTTTCCGAACGAAAAAAAGAATTCATAAAACGAATCGAAGAACTGGATTTCGATCTGGACTACAAGGTTTCTTCTCAAGAAACTCCCACGATTCTTCGTTATCCCGTGCAGAGTTATCCGCAAAAGATTCAATCCTTGGCTCCCGATAAAAATCCAGTGATCGAAGACATTCTTACCGGAATCAAAGGTCAATATCTTCTTTTTCAAAACGGCGTCATCAATATCCGCGCGTACGGCGGTTACGAAACCGTTCTCAGCGCGGAGTAG
- a CDS encoding M48 family metalloprotease — MKKILPKLFLLFSVVYFWGCGAIIDSAVPIELDLQIGKSFLENAKDGKEGMHILKDPALEKYVKSVADRILKSDQIKYKKDFPYKISILDDDDTINAVCTPGGYIFVYTGLLKLIQDEATLAAILAHEIAHAEKRHSVKQIISSLGIYFTIYIGLTIFLGSDAANLINLGSRVGGEILTLANSRSAEAEADSMSFEYLKSTKYYPGALESFFVLIEKKEKEEGGSGPDKRVIKFLSTHPLNEDRISENKKRLQTIGNPKATPENLYTERYQAAMRRAFGDSE; from the coding sequence ATGAAAAAGATTCTTCCGAAGTTGTTTCTTCTTTTCTCCGTTGTCTACTTTTGGGGTTGTGGTGCGATCATCGACTCTGCGGTTCCGATCGAATTGGATCTTCAGATCGGCAAATCCTTTTTGGAAAACGCAAAAGACGGAAAGGAAGGGATGCACATCCTCAAAGATCCGGCTTTGGAAAAATACGTAAAGTCGGTCGCGGACAGAATTCTCAAATCGGATCAGATCAAATACAAAAAGGATTTTCCGTATAAGATTTCCATTCTGGACGACGACGATACGATCAACGCGGTTTGTACTCCGGGCGGTTATATCTTCGTTTATACGGGATTGTTGAAACTCATCCAGGACGAGGCCACGTTAGCCGCCATTCTCGCTCACGAAATCGCGCACGCCGAAAAAAGACATTCCGTAAAACAGATCATCAGTTCTTTGGGAATTTATTTTACGATTTATATCGGACTTACGATCTTTTTGGGATCGGACGCGGCCAATCTGATCAACCTGGGTTCCCGGGTAGGCGGAGAAATTCTAACTCTGGCGAACAGCCGTTCCGCGGAAGCCGAAGCGGATTCAATGAGTTTTGAATATTTAAAATCCACGAAATACTATCCGGGCGCTCTCGAATCCTTTTTTGTTCTGATTGAAAAAAAGGAAAAGGAAGAAGGCGGATCCGGCCCCGATAAACGTGTGATTAAATTTTTATCCACACATCCGTTGAACGAGGATCGAATTTCCGAAAACAAAAAAAGATTACAGACGATCGGAAATCCGAAAGCGACTCCCGAAAATCTTTATACGGAACGGTATCAAGCCGCGATGAGAAGAGCCTTCGGCGATTCCGAGTGA
- a CDS encoding DUF2157 domain-containing protein: MRLEQKLKKWVEEGLIRSEQSDAILKFEETRKTPYLYYSFIVLGVFVIGIGVIAIIAANWEELHDFLKLGVGLSVLTIISGLAFWKRENPNLFTVFTVLNSMLILGMIGLVSQVYHRGGEYYEAAALWCILNFLFLLATDSKTLLHLWLIGFQIFLTGWILDQNSGFDKTYWENYFFFCTIGFFTIWLAVEKFSLESRKGSIFLWTVLFLIAGSSFWGFRPSYDLWYSSLDGGKESWLQALKDYPWSNVWIRLAGLIPGIFLLFKLDSFSKSQKKSFAISLVALFLLYFPIFFLHSMQDTFSAHVWNRIVSMIPALLFVVFWLGIASAFRSHKRIFDLSIAVIGIRFLYFYFDLFGSLSYTGFGLIVSGILIIASTVGYLKFKGRVRTFLGEQE, encoded by the coding sequence ATGCGTTTGGAACAAAAACTCAAAAAATGGGTGGAAGAGGGTTTGATTCGATCCGAACAATCGGATGCGATTTTAAAATTCGAAGAAACCCGTAAAACTCCCTATCTATATTATTCTTTTATCGTATTGGGCGTCTTTGTGATCGGGATCGGAGTGATCGCGATCATCGCCGCGAACTGGGAAGAACTTCACGATTTTCTAAAGTTAGGCGTCGGTCTCTCCGTGCTTACGATCATATCGGGACTTGCCTTTTGGAAACGGGAGAATCCGAACTTATTCACCGTCTTTACCGTGCTCAATTCTATGTTGATCCTCGGAATGATCGGACTTGTTTCCCAGGTCTATCATAGAGGGGGAGAATACTACGAAGCCGCCGCTCTTTGGTGTATTCTCAATTTTTTATTTCTTCTCGCCACGGATTCCAAGACGTTACTCCACCTTTGGCTGATCGGTTTTCAGATTTTTTTAACCGGTTGGATTTTGGATCAGAATTCCGGTTTTGACAAAACGTATTGGGAGAATTATTTCTTCTTTTGTACGATCGGATTTTTTACGATCTGGCTCGCGGTCGAGAAATTCTCTTTGGAATCCCGTAAGGGTTCGATCTTTCTGTGGACCGTATTGTTTTTGATCGCGGGAAGTTCCTTTTGGGGTTTTAGACCATCGTATGATCTTTGGTATTCTTCCTTGGACGGAGGTAAGGAATCCTGGTTACAAGCCTTGAAGGATTATCCTTGGAGCAACGTTTGGATTCGTTTGGCCGGATTGATTCCCGGTATTTTTCTTTTGTTCAAGCTGGATTCGTTTTCCAAATCTCAAAAGAAATCCTTTGCGATCAGTTTAGTTGCGTTGTTTCTTTTATACTTTCCGATCTTCTTTCTCCATTCGATGCAAGATACGTTCTCAGCACACGTATGGAACCGAATCGTTTCCATGATTCCGGCGTTGTTGTTCGTCGTGTTTTGGTTGGGAATCGCTTCCGCGTTTCGATCGCACAAAAGAATTTTCGATCTTTCCATCGCTGTGATCGGAATTCGCTTTTTGTATTTCTACTTCGATTTGTTCGGATCTCTTTCGTATACGGGATTCGGTTTGATCGTTTCCGGAATTCTGATCATCGCATCGACGGTCGGTTATCTGAAATTTAAAGGAAGGGTGAGAACCTTTTTGGGAGAACAAGAATGA
- a CDS encoding GDYXXLXY domain-containing protein, whose protein sequence is MKILKILLPIALLIPVAFFASEIVYLEFVKKSGKELILPVNGYDPRDLLSGHYLRYNIEYQTYSLCTSASTDDSDSFRKFDKNQTHCVCYSHPGRIEEGDGTFVENCNAETLQDRKVCKLYLRGNCQYGRFRIDNERFYVNETKALDYEKRLRDEKVHIRLKVDGDGKALTDSLIWEDGSSL, encoded by the coding sequence ATGAAAATCCTCAAAATTCTTTTACCGATCGCACTTTTGATTCCGGTCGCGTTCTTTGCGTCCGAAATCGTATATCTGGAATTCGTAAAGAAGTCCGGGAAGGAATTGATTCTTCCCGTAAACGGATACGATCCACGCGATCTGTTGTCCGGTCATTATCTTCGATACAACATCGAATATCAGACGTATTCTTTGTGCACTTCTGCTTCGACGGACGATTCGGATTCGTTTCGCAAATTCGATAAGAACCAAACGCACTGCGTTTGTTATTCTCATCCGGGAAGAATCGAAGAAGGGGACGGAACCTTTGTGGAGAATTGCAACGCAGAAACATTACAAGATCGTAAAGTTTGCAAGTTATATCTGCGCGGAAACTGTCAATACGGAAGATTTAGAATCGACAATGAACGTTTTTACGTAAACGAAACCAAGGCCCTCGACTATGAAAAACGTCTTCGGGACGAAAAGGTTCATATCCGTCTTAAGGTGGACGGAGACGGAAAGGCGCTTACGGATTCTTTGATTTGGGAGGACGGATCTTCGCTGTAA
- a CDS encoding NAD(P)-dependent oxidoreductase has protein sequence MKQYTISIVGTGIMGRGIADNLAKAGHNLRLYARDLSKIDDLKNEKTSLFHSPVEAVKESDLVVLCLTEDDVVEKETISSGLLDVKPPILIDCGTTSLPLTLKLAKECKDRKIRFYDSPMTGSKNAARDGQILFMVGANEEDVSDIRFFFEACGKNTEYCGGLGGGQKAKLALNMIQAGIFQVYMEGFELAKNSGIEPETLKNILLQSAAKSGIAEFKFPFVFNGNYETHFSLKNMRKDVYHAMELAKENQTNLSLCKNLPPIYDSGMKAGFGENDFCSLNEVTAKIRPPKSKNP, from the coding sequence ATGAAACAATATACCATCTCCATCGTCGGAACCGGAATCATGGGACGCGGGATCGCGGATAACCTGGCCAAAGCGGGACACAACCTCAGACTCTACGCGCGCGATCTTTCCAAAATCGACGATCTCAAAAACGAAAAAACTTCGCTCTTCCATTCTCCCGTGGAAGCGGTAAAAGAAAGCGATCTGGTCGTTCTTTGTCTTACCGAAGACGACGTGGTCGAAAAAGAAACGATCTCCTCCGGACTTTTGGACGTAAAACCTCCGATCCTCATAGACTGTGGAACGACGTCGTTGCCCTTGACCTTAAAACTCGCAAAAGAATGTAAAGACCGGAAGATTCGATTTTATGATTCGCCGATGACGGGTTCTAAAAACGCGGCGAGAGACGGACAAATTCTTTTTATGGTGGGAGCGAACGAAGAAGACGTTTCGGACATTCGATTTTTCTTCGAGGCCTGTGGAAAGAACACGGAATACTGCGGCGGCCTAGGCGGCGGACAAAAAGCAAAACTCGCTCTCAACATGATCCAAGCGGGAATCTTTCAGGTTTATATGGAAGGTTTTGAACTCGCAAAAAATTCCGGAATTGAACCGGAAACTTTAAAGAACATTCTTCTGCAATCGGCGGCAAAATCCGGGATTGCAGAGTTCAAGTTTCCGTTTGTGTTTAACGGAAACTATGAAACTCATTTCTCCTTGAAGAACATGAGAAAGGACGTTTACCATGCGATGGAACTCGCAAAGGAAAATCAAACAAACCTCTCTCTTTGTAAAAATCTTCCACCGATCTACGATTCCGGCATGAAAGCCGGTTTCGGTGAGAACGATTTTTGCAGTTTGAACGAGGTTACAGCGAAGATCCGTCCTCCCAAATCAAAGAATCCGTAA
- the mce gene encoding mammalian cell entry protein Mce, with amino-acid sequence MSSLRYLLVGVIFTAAIAVVGYFTIITEGGPVKKRGEFMKVTFRNAEGIKVGNKVTVQGVPFGYVSAIRLIQIDENGIEIHEGETGIGTRVEITMLLREKIRLYDNYDIIIKNESLLTGRVISIDPGTTDPESEKTKARSTPVTMIDYKAAGALKGRVLQDPLVSLSELISENRGDIRKTFSNIADITTKINTGDGSLGRLINNDDVHKNVNTVLTDAQIVLRELREGLEDTREQTPVTSFIRAALSAF; translated from the coding sequence ATGAGTTCTTTGCGTTACCTGCTCGTCGGAGTCATTTTCACCGCGGCCATCGCCGTTGTAGGATATTTTACGATCATCACCGAAGGTGGTCCCGTAAAAAAACGGGGAGAATTTATGAAGGTCACCTTTCGAAACGCGGAAGGGATCAAAGTGGGAAACAAGGTAACCGTGCAAGGAGTACCCTTCGGTTACGTTTCCGCGATTCGATTGATTCAAATCGACGAAAACGGAATTGAAATTCACGAAGGAGAAACCGGGATCGGAACCAGAGTGGAAATCACGATGCTTCTCCGTGAAAAAATCAGACTCTACGACAACTACGATATCATCATCAAAAACGAAAGTCTTTTGACCGGACGTGTGATTTCAATCGATCCGGGAACCACGGACCCGGAATCCGAAAAAACAAAAGCAAGATCCACACCCGTTACGATGATCGATTACAAGGCGGCGGGTGCGCTCAAAGGAAGGGTTCTTCAAGATCCTCTCGTGAGCTTATCGGAGTTGATCTCCGAAAACCGGGGAGATATACGGAAAACATTTTCTAACATCGCCGATATCACCACAAAGATCAACACCGGAGACGGAAGTTTGGGACGTCTGATCAACAACGACGACGTTCATAAAAACGTAAACACGGTTTTGACGGACGCGCAGATCGTCCTCCGAGAACTCAGAGAAGGTCTGGAGGACACAAGGGAACAAACCCCGGTCACAAGCTTTATCCGTGCGGCTTTGAGTGCTTTCTAA
- a CDS encoding ABC transporter ATP-binding protein: MEPFAIELKNVHKSFGKRKILAGMDLHVKKGETLVILGPSGTGKSVTLKHITGLLEPDAGDCYIFGESISRVSPKIKKKLRARMGVLFQSGALINWLTVFDNVALPLREHKLASEEKIKEIVMQKLKLVDMVIAKDNFPNDTSGGMKKRAGIARAITTNPEIILYDEPTSGLDPVMSNVINELVLKIQKETGAAQVVVTHDMSSAYMIADRISFVYKGKIVFTGTPEEIQKSDNELIQQFIHGRTTGPMILETK; the protein is encoded by the coding sequence ATGGAACCGTTTGCAATCGAACTCAAAAACGTTCACAAGTCTTTCGGCAAAAGAAAGATTCTCGCGGGAATGGATCTCCACGTAAAAAAGGGAGAAACTCTCGTGATTCTCGGACCGTCCGGAACCGGAAAATCCGTAACGCTCAAACATATCACCGGACTTTTAGAACCCGATGCGGGAGACTGTTATATCTTTGGAGAAAGTATTTCCAGAGTCAGTCCCAAAATCAAAAAGAAACTCAGGGCGAGAATGGGAGTTCTCTTTCAATCGGGGGCCTTGATCAACTGGCTTACCGTATTCGACAACGTTGCCTTACCTCTTCGTGAACACAAACTCGCGTCCGAAGAAAAGATCAAAGAGATCGTCATGCAAAAACTAAAACTCGTGGATATGGTGATCGCAAAGGATAACTTTCCGAACGATACCTCGGGTGGTATGAAAAAACGCGCGGGAATCGCGAGAGCGATTACGACTAATCCGGAGATCATTCTCTATGACGAACCCACTTCGGGTTTGGATCCGGTGATGTCCAACGTAATCAACGAACTCGTGTTAAAGATTCAAAAGGAAACCGGGGCCGCTCAGGTTGTGGTCACACACGATATGTCGAGCGCGTATATGATCGCGGATCGAATCAGCTTCGTCTATAAAGGAAAAATCGTGTTCACCGGAACCCCCGAAGAAATTCAGAAATCGGACAACGAACTGATTCAACAGTTCATTCACGGAAGAACGACCGGGCCGATGATCCTGGAAACCAAATAA